The genomic interval TAATGCGAAGGCAGGAACGAAGATTGGTCGGTGGTCGAGGTGAATTCCGGCGCCGTGGCCAAGACCGCGACGATGGCGACGGCCCACAGGCCGATCACCTTCCACGGGTGATGGACGACAACGCGCCCGAGTCGAGCGAACATGCGGAGATCCTTTCGAGGGCTCGACGTCAGACGTCCAGGTCCTGAGTGCTCGGGTTCTGCACGACGTCGGCGACCTCGCAATAGATGCGGGCGGGCACGCGCTCGCGGAGTTCCTCTAGCGTGTCGAGGATTTCGACGGTGTAGTCACCCGCCCCGTGCGCATCACCCAGGGGATTGACGGATTGCGAAAGCCAGCTCTTCCAGTCGTTGCCCCAATTGCACACCTCGGCCAGTTCCATCCAGTTCGACTGCCGCTGGTGCACCACGTATTTGCCCTTGCGGCTGCGGTAGACCCGGATCACGGCGACACCGGCCGCGCCCGCGGTGCAGGTCTCCGCGAGGCGCTTGCCGTAGAACCGCTGGGCGCGGTGGCCGCCGGGTCCGACCTTCAGGGTGATGTGCTCCAGGTCGTCCGGCGTTTTGGTGACGTCGACGGGCTGTGGGTCGGTGGTCATGATCCCCTCAATTTCATAAAAGGTTGCGCAATTTTGCATGCGTCAAGTAACGGCGGCGCCCCTTACCTTCGGCCCGTCGTACCTGTTCGAACTGCGGATTTCGTGTATCGCCACTATAAGTAGATGTATACGTATAACGCAAGACCGAACGGCGGCTTCATTCATGGGATTAATCGCTGGCATGCCGCCCAGGCCGTGCCAACCTGACGGTGCTAGTCGGCACGGGGCAGCCATGACCTCGGCAGCAGCGTCGCCGGAATCGCGATCGATCCGTCCGGCGGGTCACTCCGCCGGTCTAGCGCACATCCCGGCCGCCGGGCACAGTGGAGGTATGGCGGTCGCGAGCGGGTCCCGGATTGATCGAGAGACGTTGCGAGAGCATTTGGTCCGCACCAGGATCGCCGGTGAGGTGGCCACTTCGCGTGAGGCCAATCTGGCGAACTTCCGGCTCATGGTCGCTCGCGACCCTCGCTATCAGTTCGGGTTGCGCCTGCGCGAGTGGACCTTCGAGGAAACCCTCGCCACGATGGCCCGCCTCTGCGGCGTCAACCCCGACCCCGCGCACGTCCACGGTGTCGACACCATCGACCCCGATCGCACCATCGACGCACTC from Nocardia goodfellowii carries:
- a CDS encoding EXLDI protein, yielding MTTDPQPVDVTKTPDDLEHITLKVGPGGHRAQRFYGKRLAETCTAGAAGVAVIRVYRSRKGKYVVHQRQSNWMELAEVCNWGNDWKSWLSQSVNPLGDAHGAGDYTVEILDTLEELRERVPARIYCEVADVVQNPSTQDLDV